From Pseudothermotoga thermarum DSM 5069, a single genomic window includes:
- a CDS encoding LacI family DNA-binding transcriptional regulator, whose protein sequence is MTVKDIAKLCGVSVATVSRVFNEPEKVKPETRAKVLQVAEKYGYVSHAVARSLRKRRTGVFLLTVMSKVESVFEDSYVSKFLKGAVRYFSEKGLKLIVDCFTKGDVREYYTKLVRSRLVDGYILMDIKENDERIDLLKNLGVPFVCVGQNSRKDFIFVDTNNRKGGQIAAQHLCELGCRKLLYVGGEPDLPFEKERLAGFKEVALKHGSQITVTYSHYDRNKTLEIFSTYDIKQFDGIFCTSDAVAYIVLRYMEENRVEIPLVGFDNILISEIAGITTVDQQIELVGQKAAEKIHKLSLREKVKSEIIDVQLIVRGTKKFMREK, encoded by the coding sequence ATGACCGTCAAAGATATTGCAAAACTTTGTGGGGTATCGGTTGCAACAGTTTCTAGGGTTTTCAACGAGCCAGAAAAAGTTAAGCCAGAAACCCGAGCCAAAGTTTTGCAAGTTGCTGAAAAATATGGATACGTTTCTCATGCTGTTGCAAGATCGCTTCGTAAGAGAAGAACAGGTGTTTTCTTGCTAACAGTTATGAGCAAAGTTGAGAGCGTATTCGAAGATTCATATGTTTCTAAGTTTTTAAAAGGTGCTGTGAGGTATTTCTCTGAAAAAGGGTTGAAGCTGATCGTGGATTGTTTTACCAAGGGTGATGTGAGAGAATACTACACAAAACTTGTGCGCTCGAGGTTAGTTGACGGTTATATCCTTATGGATATAAAGGAAAACGACGAAAGAATAGACTTATTGAAAAACCTTGGTGTACCGTTTGTTTGCGTTGGACAGAATAGCAGAAAAGATTTCATTTTTGTAGATACCAACAACAGAAAAGGCGGACAAATAGCTGCTCAACATTTGTGTGAATTAGGCTGTAGGAAACTTTTGTACGTTGGAGGCGAACCAGATTTACCTTTTGAGAAAGAGCGCTTGGCTGGTTTCAAAGAGGTGGCTTTAAAGCACGGTTCACAGATTACGGTTACGTACAGCCATTACGATAGAAACAAAACTTTAGAGATTTTCAGCACATACGATATTAAGCAATTTGATGGGATCTTTTGTACATCGGATGCCGTGGCTTACATTGTTCTTAGATACATGGAAGAGAATAGAGTAGAAATACCTTTGGTTGGTTTCGACAACATATTGATCTCCGAGATAGCAGGTATAACAACTGTTGATCAACAAATAGAATTAGTTGGACAAAAGGCAGCAGAAAAAATTCATAAGCTATCACTAAGAGAAAAGGTGAAATCGGAGATCATCGATGTTCAACTCATCGTTCGTGGAACAAAAAAATTTATGCGCGAAAAGTGA
- a CDS encoding ABC transporter substrate-binding protein, giving the protein MRKFLAILIAVAFVVNVAAVTRIVITGWPGNPVEEQAIKNMVDAFNRKHKDIQVVWEPIVGDYKQTLMTRLSAGTGPDLFYVDVYVFEELAKANVLLPLDSYIRRDNFDLEDFFPSLVEAFKYRGKIYGIAKDFSTLALWFNKEIFDKYGVPYLTNDETWESLLQKLRMLRDKGFETPLGLAADFNRVIPVIVSFGGRVVDPETLMIALGEPKSKEALQFYVDLVVKEKVAKEPASVGAGWLGEALARELVAVVMEGPWTIGFMRESFPDTFKKMGIVEMPKGTQKSTMIYTVAWAINRETPNKDAAWEVLKFLVTEGQEIFVKGAGVLASRRSLAEKDTDPIKQVFYKGAEYGTPWRVPTPTGIFSVANDQINSVLRDLFTEKLTIDEAIKFIEENYMKWVSQ; this is encoded by the coding sequence GTGAGAAAATTCCTGGCGATATTAATTGCGGTGGCATTTGTCGTCAATGTAGCTGCAGTAACAAGAATCGTTATTACTGGGTGGCCGGGTAACCCTGTAGAGGAACAAGCTATAAAGAACATGGTGGACGCGTTCAACCGAAAGCACAAAGATATTCAAGTTGTCTGGGAGCCGATTGTTGGAGATTACAAACAAACATTGATGACGCGCTTATCAGCTGGAACTGGGCCAGATTTATTCTACGTGGATGTGTATGTTTTCGAAGAATTAGCAAAAGCCAACGTATTGCTACCACTCGATTCTTACATAAGAAGAGACAATTTCGATCTAGAAGATTTCTTTCCATCGTTGGTTGAAGCGTTCAAATATCGAGGCAAAATATATGGTATAGCAAAGGATTTCTCAACTTTGGCGTTGTGGTTCAACAAAGAAATCTTTGATAAGTACGGGGTACCGTATTTAACTAACGATGAAACATGGGAAAGTTTATTACAAAAGTTGAGAATGCTTAGAGATAAGGGATTTGAAACTCCTCTGGGATTGGCAGCCGATTTCAACAGAGTCATACCAGTGATCGTGAGCTTTGGTGGAAGAGTTGTTGACCCCGAAACCCTTATGATAGCACTGGGAGAGCCAAAGTCTAAAGAAGCCCTGCAGTTTTACGTTGACCTTGTTGTCAAAGAAAAAGTCGCAAAAGAACCTGCTTCAGTTGGTGCAGGATGGCTTGGAGAGGCCTTGGCTAGAGAGTTGGTGGCAGTGGTTATGGAAGGTCCATGGACAATAGGTTTTATGAGAGAATCATTCCCAGATACTTTCAAAAAAATGGGCATAGTTGAAATGCCAAAAGGTACGCAGAAGTCAACCATGATTTACACTGTTGCCTGGGCGATCAACAGAGAGACACCAAACAAAGATGCTGCTTGGGAAGTACTCAAGTTCCTTGTAACAGAAGGACAGGAAATTTTTGTGAAAGGCGCTGGTGTTTTAGCATCTAGAAGATCACTAGCTGAAAAAGATACAGACCCAATCAAGCAGGTGTTTTACAAAGGTGCCGAGTATGGGACACCTTGGAGAGTGCCAACACCAACAGGTATTTTCTCCGTGGCTAATGATCAAATTAATTCGGTTTTGAGGGATTTATTCACAGAGAAACTCACCATCGATGAAGCGATCAAATTCATTGAGGAAAACTACATGAAGTGGGTCTCGCAGTAA
- a CDS encoding glycoside hydrolase family protein translates to MKLFLSCIMIVFLTVVLAMPISLNIEHLEKTLAQWFYLKDQQVKGYWVYAERKDDKYIPTTALSEGDFCVDDVARVILLYSEAYEIMKDEMYLKLALDASKFVLQMQASDGEFYNFAYLDGTINQHGSTSRKSTSWWALRAFWALAKLYNVSKDQNLLEPLQRAFKAILRNPPNYNDQKAIYLLGLCEYAKISSDTVKIIESIAKELQNCIKQSGIFEGFFSWNNQRFAWNGWGNRYAEALIEAYKTTGIESLLQTAVDSLKKQIPLLLGTGFVYSVDKAVKLFPELSYAVESLLVASAKAYHITKEEQLAFLCALTGGWYFGLNRLNQPMVGPKGEGYDGMEYMHINHNAGAESTICAQRSILYLSTLPEFYQRLATESKLVGMNGLMILEAESFDPGVSDVSTIIGDFGAGAAIAFKGKARLRWTNLKLTDPATLAVSGAFKSAKITVIAGNNLSSELIGEGIFEIGKLEPASTLRISLEGEGIIDQLILLPERIGISIELDGKYFTLVYSPQDKLQLKEEAIFVSLKELIVQEIAANYIEHGEYLLLDLNRLFNNDGIGFREKPANFDNLGGVVGSYYPGEFLKEGILMVEQVPFMIKIEGKDNVRMRSQKILFEQPIKVKKIHLLCSANHGDYETAIFVNEQPLKFLVRDWCVGKKPIQFEYRYLATGEKQFINCGIDHITVNVDSIIEEIVFSDSINVHVFAVTLQLCE, encoded by the coding sequence GTGAAACTCTTTCTTAGTTGTATAATGATTGTTTTTCTCACGGTGGTGTTGGCAATGCCGATATCTCTTAACATAGAACATTTAGAAAAGACGCTTGCTCAGTGGTTTTATTTAAAGGATCAGCAAGTAAAAGGGTATTGGGTTTATGCAGAAAGAAAAGACGACAAGTACATTCCAACTACTGCGTTGTCAGAGGGTGATTTCTGCGTTGATGATGTGGCAAGAGTGATTCTTTTGTACTCTGAGGCTTACGAAATTATGAAAGATGAGATGTACTTGAAACTTGCCCTTGATGCTTCAAAATTTGTTCTACAGATGCAAGCAAGCGATGGTGAGTTTTACAACTTTGCCTATCTTGATGGAACAATCAACCAACACGGTTCTACGAGTAGAAAATCAACCTCTTGGTGGGCTTTGAGGGCTTTCTGGGCTCTTGCCAAGCTTTACAACGTCAGCAAAGATCAAAACTTGTTAGAACCTTTACAAAGAGCTTTTAAGGCTATTCTTAGAAATCCCCCAAATTATAATGATCAAAAGGCTATATACCTTTTGGGTTTGTGTGAATACGCTAAAATATCAAGTGACACTGTAAAAATCATAGAATCAATCGCTAAAGAATTGCAAAATTGCATAAAACAGTCTGGCATTTTCGAGGGATTTTTCAGTTGGAATAATCAAAGGTTTGCTTGGAACGGTTGGGGAAATAGATATGCTGAGGCGTTGATTGAAGCTTACAAAACCACTGGAATTGAAAGTTTATTGCAAACAGCAGTGGATTCATTGAAAAAGCAGATACCACTTCTTTTGGGTACAGGTTTTGTATATTCCGTTGACAAGGCCGTGAAACTTTTTCCCGAGTTGTCTTATGCGGTTGAAAGTTTATTGGTAGCTTCCGCAAAAGCTTATCATATTACAAAAGAAGAGCAACTTGCATTCCTTTGTGCCTTGACTGGTGGTTGGTACTTTGGATTAAACAGGTTGAATCAACCAATGGTAGGACCAAAAGGAGAAGGTTACGATGGCATGGAGTACATGCACATCAACCACAATGCCGGTGCAGAATCCACAATATGTGCGCAAAGATCTATTCTTTATTTATCAACACTGCCAGAATTTTATCAACGACTTGCAACTGAATCTAAGCTCGTTGGTATGAATGGGCTAATGATTTTAGAAGCAGAAAGCTTTGATCCAGGCGTTTCAGATGTATCGACAATTATTGGTGATTTCGGCGCAGGTGCAGCAATTGCTTTCAAGGGCAAAGCAAGATTGCGATGGACAAATTTGAAATTGACTGACCCTGCTACTCTTGCAGTAAGTGGAGCGTTTAAAAGTGCAAAAATCACCGTTATCGCTGGTAACAATTTGAGTAGTGAGCTTATTGGTGAGGGAATTTTTGAAATAGGAAAACTTGAACCAGCCTCAACTTTGAGGATCTCCTTGGAAGGGGAAGGTATAATAGATCAACTTATTCTTTTGCCTGAACGCATTGGGATATCAATCGAACTGGATGGAAAATATTTCACTTTAGTGTATTCACCGCAGGATAAACTACAGTTGAAAGAAGAAGCCATTTTTGTAAGTTTAAAAGAATTAATTGTTCAAGAAATTGCGGCAAACTACATCGAACACGGTGAATATCTGTTGCTAGACTTAAATCGACTTTTCAACAACGATGGAATAGGTTTTAGAGAAAAGCCGGCTAACTTCGATAACTTAGGAGGAGTTGTGGGTTCTTATTATCCTGGAGAGTTTTTGAAAGAGGGAATTTTGATGGTTGAACAAGTACCTTTCATGATAAAAATAGAAGGAAAAGACAACGTTAGAATGCGATCACAAAAGATACTTTTTGAACAACCAATAAAGGTTAAAAAGATTCATCTGCTTTGTTCAGCAAACCATGGAGATTATGAAACCGCTATTTTTGTAAATGAACAACCGCTGAAATTCTTGGTTCGAGACTGGTGCGTTGGAAAAAAGCCAATTCAATTCGAATACAGATACCTTGCCACAGGTGAGAAGCAATTCATAAACTGTGGAATAGATCATATAACTGTCAATGTTGACAGCATCATAGAAGAAATAGTTTTTTCCGACTCGATAAATGTTCACGTGTTCGCTGTGACACTTCAACTTTGTGAGTAG
- a CDS encoding carbohydrate ABC transporter permease, with the protein MNKKYNVISYFILLTYALITLFPFLWATLVSLVPINYVDEFGVKRGVDIFKWPPHIILFPRPMAFGAPLTLQNYKLIFEVVPFLRRWFFNTIMYAGILTVGNVFLNTLSGYAFARLRFPFKNLIFILFLASLMVPGQVTLIPLYNMLVRYNLINTYVGLYLPKIATIFGLFFMRQFFLTFPRELEEAARIDGSGILRTFFTIVLPNAKPAMSALGIYTFLGAWNDFMWPLIVTSSKEMFTLTMGLNFFRSSYYVYWQYMMAASLLMTIPMIVIFLIFQKQFIETGKATAIKG; encoded by the coding sequence ATGAATAAAAAGTACAATGTTATTTCCTATTTTATTCTTTTAACTTACGCTTTGATAACTCTATTTCCTTTCCTTTGGGCAACATTAGTTTCTCTTGTTCCTATAAATTATGTGGATGAGTTTGGGGTCAAAAGAGGTGTAGATATATTCAAATGGCCTCCACATATTATCCTGTTTCCAAGACCTATGGCATTTGGAGCACCTCTGACGTTGCAAAATTATAAGCTCATATTCGAAGTGGTTCCATTCTTACGAAGGTGGTTTTTCAACACAATTATGTACGCAGGTATTCTTACGGTAGGAAACGTTTTCCTAAACACTCTAAGTGGTTATGCTTTCGCTCGGCTAAGGTTTCCTTTTAAAAACCTGATTTTTATACTCTTTTTGGCCTCTTTGATGGTACCAGGTCAAGTTACCTTGATACCTTTATACAACATGCTTGTGCGCTATAACTTGATAAATACCTACGTTGGCCTCTACTTGCCAAAAATTGCAACTATTTTTGGCCTTTTCTTTATGAGACAGTTTTTTCTCACTTTTCCAAGAGAACTTGAAGAAGCCGCGCGAATTGATGGCAGTGGGATTTTGCGAACGTTTTTTACGATAGTCTTACCAAATGCAAAGCCCGCTATGAGCGCTCTAGGAATTTATACATTCCTTGGAGCATGGAACGATTTCATGTGGCCATTGATAGTTACTTCTAGCAAAGAAATGTTCACCCTCACGATGGGATTGAACTTTTTCAGATCATCCTATTACGTTTATTGGCAATACATGATGGCTGCTTCTCTTCTCATGACAATTCCGATGATAGTAATATTTCTAATTTTCCAAAAGCAATTTATAGAGACAGGTAAAGCAACTGCCATCAAAGGATAA
- a CDS encoding LacI family DNA-binding transcriptional regulator, which translates to MPTIKDVAQKAGVSIATVSRFLNGSGYVSEEVKLKLIQVINELGYKRKYTAHILASRKKRKVAMVISERIKQLLNTDIGYFYKVIVESIQQNAETFHFEISLLDLRRVEKFDGYLLIGSDALEQDVQEYKRLGKVVLVDHHVEGLMVDSVVSAGADAATFLVNRFLEMGKKRIIHVHGPLKYYGFRDRYQGYVNTMQKYGLLPITFEYDDLHDDIEPVVKKILANYEPDVIFCSNDVIALRVMEKLKAFGYEIPKKISVVGFDDIPEAERLGLTTFHVDKYEMGVTAVRRLYDLLVGHNVQPRKICLHAYFVKRNSSL; encoded by the coding sequence ATGCCTACGATAAAAGATGTCGCTCAAAAAGCGGGAGTTTCCATTGCCACCGTTTCAAGATTTCTGAATGGAAGCGGTTATGTTTCGGAAGAAGTGAAGTTAAAACTGATACAGGTAATAAATGAACTTGGTTACAAAAGAAAGTACACTGCTCATATTCTTGCGTCAAGGAAAAAACGCAAAGTTGCCATGGTGATAAGCGAAAGAATCAAGCAACTTTTGAATACTGATATAGGTTACTTTTATAAAGTTATTGTCGAATCAATACAGCAAAATGCCGAAACTTTTCACTTTGAAATAAGTTTGCTGGATTTAAGAAGAGTAGAAAAATTCGATGGTTATCTTTTGATTGGTAGCGATGCTTTGGAACAAGATGTTCAAGAATACAAACGTCTTGGAAAAGTTGTCCTTGTGGATCATCATGTAGAAGGTTTGATGGTGGATAGTGTTGTGAGCGCTGGTGCGGACGCAGCGACATTTCTGGTTAACAGATTTTTGGAAATGGGTAAAAAGCGAATAATTCACGTGCATGGGCCACTTAAATATTATGGCTTTAGAGATCGCTATCAAGGTTATGTAAACACAATGCAGAAGTATGGTTTACTGCCGATAACATTTGAATACGACGATCTACATGATGACATAGAGCCTGTCGTTAAGAAAATCTTGGCGAACTACGAACCAGACGTTATATTTTGTTCCAACGATGTCATTGCTTTAAGAGTCATGGAAAAATTGAAAGCGTTTGGATATGAGATTCCAAAAAAAATCAGTGTGGTTGGTTTTGACGACATTCCCGAAGCAGAAAGGCTAGGATTAACCACTTTTCATGTTGACAAATACGAGATGGGAGTAACTGCTGTAAGAAGGTTGTACGATTTGCTGGTCGGTCACAATGTGCAACCACGGAAAATATGCCTTCATGCTTATTTTGTTAAAAGAAATTCTTCATTATGA
- a CDS encoding carbohydrate ABC transporter permease, producing the protein MRYKTKEVLIGYLFSLPMIIIFSLFLVYPIIMAFYYSLTNYQPLEARKFYRTFNPLEAVELHTGLSRDEIISYAAEDIVSLMNPIEFVELEVGITLTKTEENIVEKNLDLLKFIQDLKSGKLPHEMKVSEFFKRYLTSQEGAKKFSKYRPDFVGLANFKLMLKDPYFLSSFLNTLLYSSIVVPTQTLLAIVLAVAANSRIRGVILFKIVFFLPAITSSAAQSMIFMLLYSKPGILNKLLTTLFGWAGFQPIDYLNDPKYALFAVMIMNIWSTAGYFMVTFLAGLQDIPVSLIEAAKIDGANNWEIFWKIILPLLRPQIVFVSIMGTIGCMQVFDQIYFLIKSMRNITISYYIYKNAFEYGKMGYASALAVFLFTVILALSLIQRRLIKETY; encoded by the coding sequence ATGAGGTACAAAACAAAGGAAGTATTAATTGGTTATCTTTTTTCCCTTCCCATGATTATCATATTTTCTCTGTTTTTGGTTTATCCAATTATAATGGCTTTTTACTACAGCCTAACAAATTATCAACCTCTAGAGGCAAGGAAATTTTACCGCACTTTCAATCCGTTGGAAGCTGTAGAATTACACACTGGTTTATCGCGAGATGAGATAATTTCTTACGCTGCCGAGGATATAGTTTCTCTAATGAATCCAATAGAATTTGTTGAGCTTGAAGTTGGAATTACGCTCACAAAGACAGAAGAAAATATTGTGGAGAAAAACCTTGATCTATTGAAATTTATTCAGGATCTTAAAAGTGGGAAATTACCCCACGAAATGAAGGTTTCGGAATTTTTCAAGCGATATTTGACAAGCCAAGAAGGTGCAAAAAAGTTCTCCAAATATAGGCCTGACTTTGTGGGACTTGCAAATTTCAAATTGATGTTGAAAGATCCTTATTTTTTGTCATCTTTTCTTAACACTTTACTATACTCTTCAATCGTGGTCCCGACGCAAACTTTGCTTGCCATTGTACTAGCTGTCGCTGCAAATTCGCGAATTCGTGGTGTTATACTTTTTAAAATTGTTTTCTTTTTACCAGCTATAACATCATCTGCTGCTCAATCTATGATTTTTATGCTACTTTATTCAAAACCAGGGATTTTGAATAAATTGCTAACAACACTATTTGGTTGGGCAGGTTTTCAACCGATAGATTATTTGAACGACCCGAAATATGCTCTTTTTGCAGTTATGATAATGAACATATGGTCTACCGCTGGCTATTTCATGGTGACATTTTTGGCTGGACTTCAGGATATACCGGTAAGTTTAATTGAAGCAGCAAAAATAGATGGAGCAAATAACTGGGAAATATTTTGGAAAATTATTCTGCCGCTTTTAAGACCGCAAATAGTTTTTGTCTCAATAATGGGAACAATAGGTTGTATGCAAGTTTTTGATCAAATATACTTCCTGATCAAGAGTATGCGCAACATAACCATATCGTACTATATTTACAAAAATGCTTTTGAATACGGCAAGATGGGATATGCATCAGCGTTGGCAGTCTTTCTTTTCACAGTGATACTTGCTTTATCGTTGATTCAAAGAAGGTTGATTAAAGAAACGTACTAG
- the pgmB gene encoding beta-phosphoglucomutase, with product MKLVKACIFDLDGVIVNTARYHYLAWKRLANELGFELLEKDNELLKGVGRMEALEIILKIGNIQIYDPKFKEQLAEKKNMYYLEYINQMTKEEILPGVLKFLQLLIDHNIKIAIGSVSKNTRTILKKVGLESYFDVVVDGYKISKAKPDPEVFLKASLELNVPPNECCVFEDAIVGVIAAKSAGMKCVGVGDPRILKDADKVIQSFENQGLELVMF from the coding sequence ATGAAGCTTGTTAAAGCTTGCATTTTTGATCTAGACGGTGTGATAGTAAATACAGCTAGATACCATTATCTTGCTTGGAAAAGGCTTGCAAACGAACTTGGATTTGAACTATTAGAGAAGGATAACGAGCTTCTTAAAGGTGTTGGCAGAATGGAGGCTCTTGAGATAATTTTGAAAATAGGTAACATTCAAATTTATGATCCAAAGTTTAAAGAACAACTTGCAGAAAAGAAAAATATGTATTATTTGGAATACATCAACCAAATGACGAAAGAGGAAATACTTCCAGGTGTTTTGAAATTCCTACAACTTCTAATTGATCACAACATTAAAATTGCCATCGGTTCTGTTAGTAAAAATACTAGAACAATTCTAAAAAAGGTCGGCTTGGAATCCTATTTTGATGTTGTAGTCGACGGATACAAAATATCTAAGGCTAAACCAGACCCTGAGGTTTTTCTAAAAGCATCACTGGAATTGAATGTACCACCAAATGAATGCTGTGTTTTTGAAGATGCAATCGTAGGTGTGATCGCAGCAAAAAGTGCAGGTATGAAGTGTGTTGGCGTAGGGGATCCAAGGATATTGAAGGATGCTGATAAAGTAATTCAATCTTTTGAAAATCAAGGATTAGAACTTGTAATGTTTTGA
- a CDS encoding glycoside hydrolase family 65 protein: MWEVIREVYDPKENYIYETLFTLANGFVSIRGIEEFSSTYKPLTFVAGIFDGYKAQVPELVNLPNPFGINLYVENERINIDFLKMTKYQRRLNLRSGVLSSYYELSTLGLAIESERFVSRKSLHRIGIKYTIKSIGFKGKIILENYIDNTTANNLFDPANKVQHYKLQQIGSLKPGIYSVVKTYDRKHKIAISSSLLGVGQNNDNILLDRKYIEIGPNPTELYTCFLNKNSSITIYKFVTIFTSRESEKPFEESVSELEKFVAQGYETELEEHQKAMESIWENVDVTIKGDSSAQLGIRFNIFHLFSCASNDPTVSIGARGLHGEGYKGHVFWDTEIFMFPFFLYTLPNYAKNLLLYRYNTLEGARKNAYATGYKGARFAWESADDGTEVTPKWGVDYLGNPVRIWTADEEIHITADISIAIVNYHIVTGDDEFMKNYGVEILLDTAKFWISRLEYNNNMDRYEIKKVIGPDEFHEHVDNNVYTNYLAKWNILKAYEYYHWLKERDKGKLCLLKTLLGISEEEINKWRLIAEKIYIPRKDNQLLLEQFEGYFNLKDYVVTEFDEKGMPVWPKDLDLSKLQETQLIKQPDVVMLILVLPDEFSYDEMKKNYEYYLRRTMHKSSLSLPMYSIMGLKVGDTRNAYNSFMKTLLVDLENTHGNTHLGFHAACAGGAWQVVANGFAGIRVRKDGELVLDPWLPEHWEELSLKIFWKGVPLKITVRKEEIIIESLRETDVIVKSKLYHLKEGTNRIKI; this comes from the coding sequence ATGTGGGAAGTGATCAGAGAAGTGTACGATCCCAAGGAAAACTATATCTATGAAACTCTTTTTACACTTGCAAATGGTTTTGTTAGCATTAGAGGTATTGAGGAATTTTCTTCAACATATAAACCTTTGACTTTTGTTGCTGGTATCTTTGATGGCTATAAAGCTCAGGTTCCTGAATTGGTGAACTTACCAAACCCATTTGGTATAAATCTTTATGTTGAAAATGAAAGGATAAACATTGACTTTTTAAAAATGACGAAATACCAAAGAAGGTTGAATCTTAGAAGTGGGGTATTGTCATCTTACTATGAACTATCAACTTTGGGATTAGCTATAGAATCTGAGCGATTTGTTAGTAGAAAATCTTTGCATCGAATAGGCATTAAATATACTATAAAAAGTATTGGTTTCAAAGGAAAAATCATTTTGGAAAATTATATAGACAATACTACTGCGAACAATTTGTTTGATCCCGCGAATAAAGTACAACATTATAAGTTGCAGCAAATTGGTTCTTTGAAACCGGGGATTTATTCTGTCGTTAAGACCTACGATAGAAAGCATAAGATAGCCATTTCAAGCAGCCTGCTGGGTGTTGGACAAAACAATGATAACATCCTTCTAGACAGAAAATACATTGAAATTGGTCCTAATCCAACGGAGCTGTACACTTGCTTTTTGAATAAAAATTCTTCTATTACCATCTACAAATTCGTGACAATTTTTACCAGTAGAGAGAGTGAAAAACCCTTCGAAGAATCTGTGAGTGAGTTAGAAAAATTCGTGGCACAAGGTTATGAAACGGAGCTTGAAGAACATCAAAAAGCAATGGAGAGTATTTGGGAAAACGTTGATGTTACCATAAAAGGAGATTCTTCAGCACAGCTAGGCATTCGGTTTAACATTTTTCATCTTTTTTCCTGCGCTTCAAATGATCCAACTGTGAGTATAGGTGCTAGAGGTCTTCATGGTGAAGGATACAAAGGCCATGTCTTTTGGGATACCGAAATTTTCATGTTTCCGTTCTTTTTGTACACATTGCCAAATTATGCCAAAAATCTTTTGCTCTATAGATATAACACTCTTGAAGGTGCAAGAAAAAACGCGTATGCGACAGGCTATAAAGGTGCAAGGTTTGCATGGGAATCTGCAGATGATGGGACAGAAGTAACCCCAAAATGGGGTGTGGATTACCTAGGTAACCCAGTGAGAATCTGGACGGCCGACGAGGAGATTCACATCACTGCGGATATATCGATAGCTATTGTGAACTATCACATAGTAACTGGTGATGATGAGTTCATGAAAAATTATGGTGTTGAAATTCTACTTGATACTGCCAAATTTTGGATTTCAAGGTTAGAGTACAACAACAATATGGATAGATATGAAATTAAAAAAGTAATAGGTCCAGATGAGTTTCATGAGCATGTGGATAACAATGTTTACACCAATTATCTTGCTAAATGGAATATCCTTAAAGCTTATGAATACTATCATTGGCTTAAGGAACGGGACAAAGGAAAACTTTGCTTGTTAAAAACGCTTCTTGGTATAAGCGAGGAAGAGATAAACAAATGGAGGTTGATAGCAGAAAAAATATACATTCCTCGCAAAGACAACCAACTTTTACTTGAACAATTTGAAGGCTACTTTAACCTTAAAGATTATGTGGTTACAGAGTTTGATGAGAAAGGAATGCCAGTTTGGCCAAAAGATTTGGATTTGTCAAAGCTTCAAGAAACACAGTTAATAAAGCAACCAGATGTTGTCATGCTCATATTGGTTTTACCAGATGAATTCAGTTATGATGAGATGAAGAAAAATTACGAGTATTATCTTAGAAGAACTATGCACAAGTCTTCCCTCAGTCTTCCTATGTACTCAATAATGGGACTAAAGGTTGGAGATACAAGAAATGCTTATAATTCTTTTATGAAAACACTGCTTGTGGATCTTGAAAACACACACGGCAACACACATTTGGGCTTTCATGCAGCTTGTGCTGGAGGAGCATGGCAAGTAGTTGCCAACGGTTTTGCCGGAATACGTGTAAGGAAAGATGGAGAATTGGTATTAGATCCTTGGCTTCCAGAACATTGGGAAGAACTTTCGCTTAAAATTTTCTGGAAAGGCGTTCCTCTAAAAATAACTGTAAGAAAAGAAGAAATAATCATCGAAAGTTTGAGGGAAACTGATGTTATAGTCAAATCGAAACTTTATCATCTCAAAGAAGGAACTAATAGGATAAAAATATAG